The Bradyrhizobium sp. CCBAU 53351 genome segment GGAAATGTGTTCGAGAAGGATACGCGAATGGGGGACAACTCGCCAATTCGCGGCTGGCCGATGCGATGGAGAGCTTCGTTGCCGGCGCTGTCAGTCCAGCGCGGCGCATTCTTGCAGACCGATGGCAAGCGCATTGGCAACGAAGGGTTCTTCGTCGAGTCAACGGTCCTGACGGGGACCTCGCCCGAGGCGTGTATCATGAATGAAGAGTCGTTTGGCCGCTCGCGCCAGATCATTGCATTCAAGAGCTACGACGAGGTCGCCGAGGAGGCCAATCGACGGCTTGTGCCTTCGGGGCCGACCGCTTGAAAGCGGTATGGTGTCCATCAAATACCTAGCTTGGCGCTTTCAGAAGTCCCGTTCGGAAACATCAGGGATTCCAGCTACGGTTCGTAAGGCGGGGTGGAAGCAATCGAGGGATATCTCAGTACTAAGTTCGTGATCCGGGCGAGCACCTGATGTGGTCAGAAGCCGTCTCGGACTTGAGCAAATCGAAGAAGGGGCGGTCGGTTCTCGACCACGCGGCCATGGACAATTTTTCGGTAGCTCCTCCTGATATGAATGTGCCGCTCAGGGTGTTTCATGCTTGCAAGTCTCAGTCTTATCTTGCTCTGCCAACTCGCCGGCGAAGTCATCACCCGGGGCCTCGGCCTACCGCTGCCAGGTCCCGTGCTCGGGCTCCTGCTCTTGCTGATTCTGCTGCTTGCCCGTGACAGATTTTCAAGCATCGCTCGAGGCCCACTACGAAATAGCGGCGTGGAAACAGCAAGCAAGGGGCTGCTCAAGCATCTGTCGCTCCTGTTCGTCCCAGCCGGCATTGGCGTCGTGGAAAAGCTCGATCTCCTCGCGACGCACGGGCTCGCTATAATATTGATCCTTGCTGTCTCGGTCATGGTGACTTTGCTTGCGACGGTTCTGACGTTCCGCCTTATCAGTCGGCTGTTCAGCGAGGCACCGTGAAGGACAATCCGTTCTCCCTCTGGGTCTATCTCTCGCAATCCCCGTTGCTTTGGTTGACGGTCACCTTGCTGGTCTATGCAATCGCGGATGCCGTGTCGCTTGCGCTTCGCCGTCATGCCCTTGCCAATCCCGTGCTGCACGCGGTCTGGATCATCGGCGCGTTTCTATTCGCAACTGGCACGCCGTATGCGATCTATTTCGGCGGAGCGCAGTTCGTGCATTTCCTGCTCGGCCCGGCAACCGTCGCGCTCGCGGTCCCGCTATACGAAAATCGCAAGATTGTCCTTGCCTCGATCGTGCCGATGCTGGCAGCGCTCGTTGCGGGCTCGGTCACGGCCGTCTTCTCGATTGTGCTGCTTGCGGAGGCTGCCGGCCTGCCTCGCGAGGTGATCCTGTCCCTTGCCCCGAAGTCGGTAACGGCCGCGGTCGCAATGGGCATCAGCGAAACGCTGCAGGCGGATCCGTCTCTGACGGCAGTCGCGGTCATCCTCACCGGGATCATGGGAGCGACCGTTGTCACGCGATTGATGAACCGTACCGGCATCACCGATTTTCGGGCTCGTGGCTTTGCGGCAGGAATCGCCGCGCACGGGATCGGCACCGCGCGAGCATTTCAGGTGGACGAGGTGGCTGGCGTGTTTTCTGGAATTGCTATGAGCCTAAACGCACTAATCACATCTTTCCTCGTACCGCTAGCGCTCACAGTGCTAATGAGATGAGCGTCGGGTTTTTGTATCGGCTCCGCACTAGCTCGCTATCGATCTTGATGGTTGATAGCGTCACTGGCCCGATCTTCACTGGGCCGGGGCAGTCCACCCTACGCACTCACAGAATAGGTTCCTTGAACCCAATCGCGTAGGAATGGACGCCCCGGCGCTGTGAGCGCAAGTGCGGCTGCCTCCTGAACCGGATATTTGCCACACAAGCCTGCAATTTGAATTTACTACTCGTGGGCAACGATTGGTACCATGCAGCGCCCGACGCCACGGAAGCTGTCGTTGGCTATCGCCCCCGCCCATACGGCCATAGTGCTGGACGCATTTACTCGCCGTCAGGGACGGTTTGCAGGGATTCCGACGGCGACAGTTCCAACTGAAGCTGTCCGATCTTGTCGACAAGTCCTCACGAGATGGCTGAAGGCCTGGAGGTGTCGCGCCATTGCCCGTTTGCCGCCCGGAGTGCACGCACTTCATCGGACTCGCACGAGCCGGAGAGTGACAACTACATCGTCCTCAACAAGGGATTTGATCTTCCATGGCAGAATTGGAAAGTATAAGACCGGCGGGGATATCGCAGGTATGCAGGTATGGCGCGACAATCAGGATGAGAGCGGCGCGTCAATCAAGATGAGACGAGGCGGCCGAGTCAGAAGATAATTGACGCTGGCTGCGGGCTTGGCAAGGCTTGATTGACGCTGCGCGACAATCAAGCGGCATTGCCAGCGTCAGTCACCGCCTTCTCGAGTTCATTTGGAGTGGCGTGAACCGGCGGCCGGCCTGGACCGCGCCTGCGATCGAGAGCAACTTTTCGACGGTAGCTCTCGACGTTCATCTCGAGGATCGTGGCGTGGTGCACCAGGCGATCGATCGCCGCCAGTGTCATCGCCTGATCGGGGAAGATACGCCCCCATTCGCCAAATGGCTGATTGGCCGTGATCAGCAGCGAGCGTCGCTCGTAGCGGGAGGCGATCAGCTCGAACAATACGCTGGTTTCCGCCTGGTCCTTGCTCACATATGTGATGTCGTCGAGGATCAGGAGGTCGTAGCGGTCAAGCTTGGCGATTGCGGACTCCAGCGCCAGCTCGCGCCGGGCCACCTGCAGCCGCTGCACCAGATCAGTGGTACGTGCAAAGAGAACGCGCCAACCGTCCTCGACGAGAGCCAGGCCGATCGCTGCGCCGAGATGGGTCTTGCCGCCGCCGGGTGGACCGAACAGCAGCAGATTGGCGCCGGTCTTCAACCAGACGTCACCGGCGGCGAGCGCCATCGCCTGTGCCTTTGACAGCATAGGCACGCTCTCGAACTCGAACGTGGCGAGCGTCTTGCCGGCGGGCAAACGCGCTTCCACCATGTGTCGTTCGATGCGGCGGCGGGTGCGATCGGCTGCCTCGTGCTCGGCAAGGGCCGCAAGGAAGCGGGCGGCGGGCCAGCCTTCCTTGTCCGACTGCGCGGCGAGCTTCGGCCAGATCGCCTTGACGCCGGGCAGGCGCAACTCATTGAGCAGCAGCTCGACGCGGGCGGCATCGATGGAGGTAGCTCCGCTGGTCATGCTGCTCCTCCCAGGTTCGAGTGGGCCGACACGACGCTGACGGAGGCCAGCTCATCGTAGACGTCGAGCGACGCCAGCTTGACGGCGACACTCGGGATCGAGGCCGCCTCGGGTCGGAAGCGATCGCGCAATGCCGCAAGATCGGGTAACCGTCCGGCATCGAGAGCGGTCGCGATCGCCTCGGCGAGCTCGGCTTCGCAGGCTCGCTCATGGGCCAGAGCCAGAAGCTCGACCGTCACCTTGCAGGCGCGCCGGTCGTCGCCATGCTCCCGCAAGGTCTCGAAGAGGCGCTTGTAAGCCGCGCGCGGGAAGAGCTGATCGCGATAGACGAGATTGACGAGCGCCATCGGCTTGCGCCGCAGGGCATGGATGACGTGCCGATAATCAACGACATGCCCGCCGTGGTTCTCCGACACAGGCCGCCCGCGCCGCAGCGTCCCGACCGGCGTGACGCCGAGGAAGCATTCGAGCCGGTCGTCGAAGATGCGCACACGCAGGCGATGGCCAATCAGTCTTGAAGGCACAGTGTAGAACACGCGCCGCAGGATGAAGCCGCCTGACGACGTCACCGGGATCACCTTCTCCTCGAAGTCGGTCGTGCGGCCTTTCGGCAGTGGCGCCAGTGCTTCCTTTTCGAGCGCGATCCGCTTAGCGAGGTTGGCGTTGCGCCGGCCGACAATCTCGTCGACAAAAGCCCGGTAGGCATCGAGACTGATGAAGTCGCGCGTGCCCCGCAGCAACAGCGCATCCTCCAGCGCTCGTTTGAGATGACCGTGCGCGCTCTCGATCGAGCCGTTCTCGTGTGCAATGCCCGCATTGTTGCGCGTTGGCGCCATGCCGTAGTGGCCCATCAGCGCGGCGTAGCGCTGTGTCAGATCCTCCCGCGCGTCGGCCGCCAGATTGCGGAATGCTGCCGACAGGCTGTCGCTGCGATGCTCCCGCGGAACGCCGCCGAGCGCCCACAGGGCGTTCTGCAAGCCCTCGGCCAGGGCGACGAAGCTTTCGCCGCCGAGCACGACATGGGCATGCTCAAAGCCGGAGAACGCCAGCCGGAAGTGGTAGAGCCGGTGATCGAGCGTCTCACCAGCAATGGCAATGCCGAGCGGGCTTGTATCGGTAAAGTCGGACAGACCCAGACGACCGGGCTCGTGCTCCTGGCGGAAGATCACGTCCTGTTCAGGGCCATTGAGCGCCCGCCAGGCATTGATGCGCCGCTCCAGCGTGCGTCGGATGTTGGGGTTGAGGTCGGGATGCCGACGGCGCAGCTCGTCCAGCACGCCGATCACGCGGATGCCGGGCGCAGCCTTCAGGATCGGAACGATCTCGGCGTCCCAATAGGGCACGAGCGGATCGGACCGTCGCCGGCCTCTCGGCACCTTCTTCTGCGATGGCAGGCGCAAATCGTCCTCGATCCGATACGCGCTCGCTTTCGAGAACCCCGCCTTGGCCGCCGCGGCCTCGGGAGACAATGTCAGTCGGTAGGTCATGTACAGCCTTCTGTGGTTGCCGCCCGCAATGCAAGAAGTTTCTGACCCTTTGGCGTGTGATCGAGTGCGGTCTTCTGTCAGGCCTTCCTTTACGGCATTTTCAGAAGCCGCTGGCCGGTATGGTGATCCGCGGACCAGGTCCAATTCTCATCTCCGAGCACGTCGGCTCTTTGGCTCTAGCTGGTTTCCTGATCCAGATCTGTTCGATCGTTGCGCCCATTCGGGTCGTCGCCTTCTCACACCCCCTTCGCCAACGTCAGGCTATTTCGTGCTGCATGCAGTCATGCCGTCACTGCCTGCGCTGGGTTCCGATAATCCTCCTTCCGGGTGAGCATGGCCCAAATCGTCCGAGCCATCTTGTTCGCCAAGGCGATCGCCACAAGCATGCGCGGCTTCCTCGCCAGCATCTGCGCCAGCCAGGATCCGCTAGGGATCGACTTGCGCCCGAGCCAGTTCAGCCGCGACATCGCCCCAACGATGAGCAACTGGCGAATGTCCGCCTGTCCTTCCTTCGAAACGCGTCCGAGCCTTTCCTTTCCCCCTGAGGAATGTTGCCGTGGGACCAAGCCGAGCCAAGCCGCGAAGTCTCGGCCACGTCGAAAGGCCGCCATGTCGGGCGCGAAAGCCTCGATCGCGAGTGCGGTCAGCGGGCCGACCCCCGGCATTGTCTGCAGCCGCTGCGCCGTGACCGTCCGCGTCGCCAACTTCTTGAGCTGCTCTGCCTTGGCATCGATCCGCTCCGTCTTGTAGGCGATCTGATCAATGAGACTCCGACATTCCTCGCGGACCAGTTCTGGTAGATCGCTGTTCGGATCTTCGAGGATTGCGTCAATGCGTTTAAGTTGTTCGATTCCTTGCGGGATGATATGGCCGAATTCGTAGAGAACAGAACGCAGCGCATTCACCAGATCGGTGCGCTGATGAACAAGGCGCTTCCGAGCCCGAAAGAGCACTGCCCTGGCCTGCTGTTCTTCCGATTTCGGCTCGACGAAGCGCATCTCGGGGCGCTGTGCCGCGATCACGATTGCTTCGGCATCAGCCGCGTCGTTCTTTTGGCGTTTCACAAAAGGCTTCACATATTGCGGAGCGATCAGTTTCACTTCATGGCCGAGCTTGACCATCTCCCGTGCCCAATAGTGGGCGCTGCCACAGGCTTCCATCACCACCACTGCCGATGGGTGGCCCGCCATGAACTTCCGAAACTGAAGCCGCGACAGTTTCTTTCGAAATTTCAAGTGTCCCGCCATTGACGCCCCGTGGAGCTGAAACACATTCTTGGCTAGATCCACTCCGATCACCGTATCCATCAATTTGCCGTCCTCTTCGCTTCGGGGTTCAAACACTGCGTTCTTGGCACATTACGATGCCGTCTGGGGAGGGCGGCAACCATCCCATCTCATCTGGTGGTCGGTGATGTGAAGGCCAGGCAAGGCATCGATTCCCTCTTGTCGAGACGAATCAACAGCTTGCACCAGCCGCACCCAGCCGCCAGACC includes the following:
- the istA gene encoding IS21 family transposase → MTYRLTLSPEAAAAKAGFSKASAYRIEDDLRLPSQKKVPRGRRRSDPLVPYWDAEIVPILKAAPGIRVIGVLDELRRRHPDLNPNIRRTLERRINAWRALNGPEQDVIFRQEHEPGRLGLSDFTDTSPLGIAIAGETLDHRLYHFRLAFSGFEHAHVVLGGESFVALAEGLQNALWALGGVPREHRSDSLSAAFRNLAADAREDLTQRYAALMGHYGMAPTRNNAGIAHENGSIESAHGHLKRALEDALLLRGTRDFISLDAYRAFVDEIVGRRNANLAKRIALEKEALAPLPKGRTTDFEEKVIPVTSSGGFILRRVFYTVPSRLIGHRLRVRIFDDRLECFLGVTPVGTLRRGRPVSENHGGHVVDYRHVIHALRRKPMALVNLVYRDQLFPRAAYKRLFETLREHGDDRRACKVTVELLALAHERACEAELAEAIATALDAGRLPDLAALRDRFRPEAASIPSVAVKLASLDVYDELASVSVVSAHSNLGGAA
- the istB gene encoding IS21-like element helper ATPase IstB, coding for MTSGATSIDAARVELLLNELRLPGVKAIWPKLAAQSDKEGWPAARFLAALAEHEAADRTRRRIERHMVEARLPAGKTLATFEFESVPMLSKAQAMALAAGDVWLKTGANLLLFGPPGGGKTHLGAAIGLALVEDGWRVLFARTTDLVQRLQVARRELALESAIAKLDRYDLLILDDITYVSKDQAETSVLFELIASRYERRSLLITANQPFGEWGRIFPDQAMTLAAIDRLVHHATILEMNVESYRRKVALDRRRGPGRPPVHATPNELEKAVTDAGNAA
- a CDS encoding aldehyde dehydrogenase family protein; amino-acid sequence: MGDNSPIRGWPMRWRASLPALSVQRGAFLQTDGKRIGNEGFFVESTVLTGTSPEACIMNEESFGRSRQIIAFKSYDEVAEEANRRLVPSGPTA
- a CDS encoding LrgB family protein codes for the protein MKDNPFSLWVYLSQSPLLWLTVTLLVYAIADAVSLALRRHALANPVLHAVWIIGAFLFATGTPYAIYFGGAQFVHFLLGPATVALAVPLYENRKIVLASIVPMLAALVAGSVTAVFSIVLLAEAAGLPREVILSLAPKSVTAAVAMGISETLQADPSLTAVAVILTGIMGATVVTRLMNRTGITDFRARGFAAGIAAHGIGTARAFQVDEVAGVFSGIAMSLNALITSFLVPLALTVLMR
- a CDS encoding CidA/LrgA family protein, yielding MLASLSLILLCQLAGEVITRGLGLPLPGPVLGLLLLLILLLARDRFSSIARGPLRNSGVETASKGLLKHLSLLFVPAGIGVVEKLDLLATHGLAIILILAVSVMVTLLATVLTFRLISRLFSEAP
- a CDS encoding IS110 family transposase is translated as MDTVIGVDLAKNVFQLHGASMAGHLKFRKKLSRLQFRKFMAGHPSAVVVMEACGSAHYWAREMVKLGHEVKLIAPQYVKPFVKRQKNDAADAEAIVIAAQRPEMRFVEPKSEEQQARAVLFRARKRLVHQRTDLVNALRSVLYEFGHIIPQGIEQLKRIDAILEDPNSDLPELVREECRSLIDQIAYKTERIDAKAEQLKKLATRTVTAQRLQTMPGVGPLTALAIEAFAPDMAAFRRGRDFAAWLGLVPRQHSSGGKERLGRVSKEGQADIRQLLIVGAMSRLNWLGRKSIPSGSWLAQMLARKPRMLVAIALANKMARTIWAMLTRKEDYRNPAQAVTA